One Thermodesulfobacteriota bacterium genomic window carries:
- a CDS encoding efflux RND transporter permease subunit, translating to MWLADTSIKRPVFATMLVLALVVLGAVSYVGIGVDLFPKVDFPIVNITTTLKGASPEIMDIDVTDKIEEVVNTINGVKSITSSSVEGASVVTVEFVLERDIDLAVQDVREKVSVIRQKLPEDIDEPIIEKVDPDANPVLWVNLSGNKPVRELSTYADEVLKEKLQRINEVGAVRMYGLRLRQVRIWLDVYRMRAYGIAPSDITQALMRENLELPGGRIESVSKEYNVKIKGEFSRVPDFNDLIMAYYHGAPVRLRDIGSAEDGMEEKRTIARFNTAPCVGLGIQKQSGTNTVEVVNRVKKELVNIKKNLPPGMEIGISFDQSTFINRSINEVQRHLIIGGLLAVLAVFIFLKNWRTTVISALALPVSVIATFALIKAFNFTFNNMTMLALSLSIGLLIDDAIIVIENIHRHIEEGMAPREAASFATSEIGLAVMATTFAIVAIFLPVAFMKGIIGRFFLQFALTVVFSVLVSLIVSFTLTPMMASIFLKPHQKGTEPHPGNSSYFSFLSRIGDWWERWYKKIETSYRSLLEVSLRYKKTVLTVAILIFILSLYVTKFIGKEFRPSEDQSQFTVRLESPVGYSVDSADELFKKAEGIVRQTPEVKSVFYIQGYGRTVQINKAILFVNLQKKSEREKSQEQIKKELRRKFSQIPGLKGTAEDVSMIGGGMRNVPIQYSIRGGNLSSLQAYTRQIVSEFSKLPGIVDVDTSLETGKPELKVFIDRDKAADLGVSVASIAEAVNLLISGEVDVTKYKDEERGRRYDVRVRLNPQDRMNPHDLGKIYVRAKDGRLIELANVIRISEGGGPSVINRVDRQRAITVFASLEGKPLGQAIGELNAISAKVLPLDYIPKYKGMAETMGESFKYLIFALFLGIIMAYMILAAQFESFVHPFTVLLSMPLSFIGAFGALFLTGKTISIVSLIGIILLMGLVKKNAILLVDYTNTLRERGMSKKEAIIHAGPVRLRPILMTTLAMVFGMLPVAAGLGEGTETRSPMGIAVIGGLLSSLFLTLVVVPVAYDIFDDWVSRFMKKRKGRGE from the coding sequence ATGTGGCTCGCTGATACATCAATTAAACGGCCTGTCTTTGCAACCATGCTCGTCCTGGCCCTGGTGGTTCTGGGGGCAGTGAGTTATGTGGGCATCGGTGTCGATCTCTTTCCCAAGGTAGATTTTCCTATTGTCAATATAACAACGACCCTAAAAGGTGCCAGCCCTGAGATCATGGACATCGACGTGACTGACAAAATCGAAGAGGTAGTCAACACCATCAATGGTGTAAAGAGTATTACATCTTCAAGTGTTGAAGGGGCATCGGTTGTAACTGTTGAATTTGTCCTTGAGAGGGATATTGATCTGGCAGTTCAGGATGTGAGGGAAAAGGTCTCTGTTATCAGACAAAAACTTCCCGAAGACATTGATGAACCGATTATAGAAAAGGTTGACCCTGATGCTAATCCGGTGCTCTGGGTCAACCTCTCGGGAAACAAACCAGTACGGGAGCTTTCAACCTATGCTGATGAGGTTTTGAAAGAGAAACTCCAACGGATCAACGAGGTGGGAGCCGTGAGGATGTATGGATTGCGCCTCAGGCAGGTGAGGATCTGGTTGGATGTTTATCGGATGAGGGCTTATGGGATTGCGCCCAGCGATATTACCCAAGCCCTCATGCGTGAGAACCTCGAACTCCCTGGCGGCAGGATCGAGAGTGTCTCCAAGGAGTATAATGTTAAAATTAAAGGAGAGTTTTCCAGAGTTCCTGATTTCAACGACCTCATTATGGCATATTACCATGGTGCACCTGTTAGGCTTCGGGATATCGGAAGTGCCGAAGATGGAATGGAGGAAAAGCGCACTATTGCAAGGTTTAATACTGCTCCGTGTGTTGGTCTTGGCATCCAGAAACAGTCGGGAACCAATACGGTGGAGGTGGTGAACCGGGTCAAGAAGGAACTGGTAAATATTAAAAAAAACCTCCCACCAGGAATGGAGATTGGCATTTCCTTTGACCAGTCCACCTTTATCAACAGATCAATTAACGAAGTTCAAAGGCATTTGATCATTGGCGGTTTGCTGGCTGTCCTGGCTGTGTTTATCTTCCTGAAGAACTGGCGGACCACGGTCATCAGTGCCCTGGCTCTTCCTGTCTCGGTAATTGCAACCTTCGCCTTGATCAAGGCATTTAACTTTACCTTCAATAATATGACTATGCTTGCCCTTTCCCTTTCCATTGGCCTTCTCATTGATGATGCCATTATTGTTATTGAGAATATCCATCGTCATATCGAGGAAGGGATGGCACCCCGGGAAGCTGCCTCTTTCGCCACTTCGGAGATTGGCCTCGCCGTCATGGCTACCACGTTTGCTATTGTAGCCATATTTCTTCCTGTAGCCTTCATGAAGGGGATTATTGGCAGGTTTTTCCTACAATTTGCCCTTACCGTGGTCTTTTCCGTTCTTGTTTCCCTGATTGTCTCTTTTACGTTGACTCCCATGATGGCCTCGATTTTCTTGAAACCGCACCAGAAAGGCACAGAGCCCCATCCAGGCAATTCTTCGTATTTTTCCTTTCTCTCCAGGATCGGCGATTGGTGGGAGAGATGGTATAAAAAAATAGAGACGAGCTACCGTAGCCTCCTAGAGGTATCTCTTCGTTACAAAAAAACGGTACTTACAGTTGCTATTCTTATCTTTATCTTGAGTCTCTATGTAACGAAGTTCATTGGGAAAGAATTTAGACCTTCGGAGGACCAGAGTCAGTTTACGGTAAGACTCGAATCTCCTGTTGGCTACTCGGTAGACAGTGCCGACGAGCTTTTTAAGAAGGCCGAGGGTATAGTTAGGCAAACCCCGGAAGTGAAATCGGTCTTCTATATCCAGGGCTATGGACGAACCGTCCAGATCAACAAGGCTATCCTGTTTGTCAATCTCCAGAAGAAATCGGAAAGAGAGAAGAGCCAGGAACAGATTAAGAAGGAGTTGAGGCGTAAGTTCAGCCAAATACCGGGATTAAAGGGTACGGCTGAGGATGTCTCCATGATCGGCGGCGGAATGAGGAATGTTCCTATTCAGTATAGTATTCGTGGAGGCAATTTATCCTCTCTTCAGGCATATACGAGGCAAATCGTCAGCGAATTTTCGAAATTACCTGGTATAGTGGATGTTGATACCTCACTTGAAACCGGTAAACCGGAGCTCAAAGTCTTTATTGACCGAGATAAAGCGGCTGATCTGGGTGTGAGTGTAGCCTCCATTGCCGAGGCGGTAAATTTGCTGATCAGCGGTGAGGTGGATGTGACAAAGTATAAGGATGAAGAAAGGGGAAGACGCTACGATGTGCGGGTGAGGCTCAACCCCCAAGACCGAATGAACCCCCATGATCTGGGTAAAATTTACGTACGGGCAAAAGATGGAAGACTGATTGAGCTTGCCAATGTAATCCGGATCAGTGAAGGGGGTGGTCCCAGTGTCATCAACCGTGTGGACCGACAGCGTGCCATTACCGTTTTTGCCAGCCTTGAGGGAAAACCTCTGGGACAGGCTATAGGTGAGCTCAATGCCATATCTGCCAAAGTGCTCCCCTTGGATTATATACCAAAATATAAAGGAATGGCTGAAACCATGGGAGAATCCTTCAAGTACCTTATCTTCGCCCTGTTTTTAGGCATTATTATGGCCTACATGATTCTTGCAGCGCAGTTTGAAAGCTTCGTTCATCCCTTTACGGTGCTTCTCTCCATGCCACTGTCTTTTATAGGGGCATTCGGGGCACTTTTTCTGACAGGAAAAACAATTAGCATTGTTAGCCTCATCGGCATTATCCTTCTCATGGGGTTGGTCAAGAAGAACGCGATCCTCCTCGTTGATTACACAAATACACTCAGGGAAAGAGGAATGTCGAAGAAAGAAGCGATTATTCATGCAGGACCAGTGAGACTGAGGCCAATCCTTATGACCACCTTAGCCATGGTTTTCGGAATGCTTCCTGTTGCAGCAGGTTTAGGCGAGGGGACTGAGACCCGCTCTCCCATGGGCATTGCTGTCATTGGTGGTCTTCTTAGTTCCCTATTTCTGACTCTGGTTGTTGTGCCGGTAGCCTACGACATTTTTGATGATTGGGTGTCAAGGTTTATGAAAAAGAGAAAGGGCAGGGGTGAATAA